CTTGTTGGTGAAGACAGtgacccatgacctgtgaatgttggtgaatacaatgacccatgacctgtgaatgttggtggagacaatgacccatgacctgtgaatgttggtgaagacaatgacccatgacctgtgaatgttggtgaagacagtgacccatgacctgtgaatgttggtgaagacaatgacccatgacctgtgaatgttggtgaagacaatgacccatgacctgtgaatgttggtgaagacaatgacccatgacATGTaaatgttggtgaagacaatgacccatgacctgtgaatgttggtgaagacaatgacccatgacctgtgaatgttggtgaagacaatgacccatgagctgtgaatgttggttaagacaatgacccatgagCTGTGAAGGTTGatgaagacaatgacccatgacctgtgaatgttggtgaagacaatgacccatgacctgtgaatgttggtgaagacaatgacccatgagctgtgaatgttggtgaagacagtgacccatgacctgtgaatgttggtgaagacagtgacccatgacctgtgaatgttggtgaagacagTGACCCATGagctgtgaatgttggtgaagacaatgacccatgacctgtgaatgttggtgaagacaatgacccatgacctgtgaatgttggtgaagacaatgacccatgacctgtgaatgttggtgaagacaatgacccatgacctgtgaatgttggtgaagacaatgacccatgacctgtgaatgtCGGTATACACGATAACCTCTTGCTTCAAGATATCAAGCTCCATAAACCTGCTTCACTTTTCTGTTCACGTGTGTTACTCTTGTCACGTGTGTTACTCTTGTCACGTGTGTTACTCTTGTCACGTGTGTTACTCTTGTCACGTGTGTTACTCTTGTCACGTGTGTTACTCTTGTCACGTGTGTTACTCTTGTCACGTGTGTTACTCTTGTCCAATTACTCGTACTTTGTATCTGAATTCTAAATGTATTTATTGAAAGAAACATTCTCCACCTAAGCATATTCGCAGTTTGACAATTCCCATAGACAACACTTTTTCTAATGTTGGCAGGAATGTGCTACCATACCACATGGCCCACCTCAGTGTCATTTAATGAGCTATGCACCCCGGGTACACAGAGTGTTGACACCACGCATACAAGAGGACTTCGAATAATTCAACCAGGAAGTTTTTCCCTGCGACGTTGGTCCACACCTTGTGTTCGTTCTGTTGCGTTCCGTCTTAGCACTGTACAACGATTTGTTCTCAGTATCTCTGTATTACAACTTGCTTCATTACTGTTTTAATCAGTATATGACGTTCGTTTTGCAATCAAGACATAAACGGCAGTGCCATATAGTGAACAACCGAGTTTGGAGTGTGTGACCGACAATACTGTGTCAGCCTACTTTACGCGAAAAAGAAATGATTCAAGGTTGAGGGGGTCATAGGATCATAAGTTATCACGTTCCTTTGTGTGTGAAGTATTGAGTTGATgactgtgaactgtagcgttacaactacacagcacCATGCTGTAACTAGTTCAGTGTAACACGTGTGTTGGgttgaggactgtgaactgtagcgttacaactacacagcacagtgctgtaacaagatcagtgtaacacgcgttgttgtgttgggttgaggactgtgaactatagcgttacaactacacagcacACTGCTGTAACaagatcagtgtaacacgtgttgttgtgttgggcTGAGGgctgtgaactgtagcgttacaactacacagcacAATGCTGTAACAAGATAAGTGTAACACGTGTTGTTATGTTGGGCTGAGGACTGTGAcctgtagcgttacaactacacagcacAGTGCTAACAAGATAAGTGTAAcacgtgttgttgtgttgggttgaggactgtgaactgtagcgttacaactacacagcacagtgctgtaaaaagatcagtgtaacacgtgttgATGTGTAAAGCCAGCAAAGATTAGGTAAAGGAAAGTAGTGTAAATTACTTTTCAAATTATTGCGTGCATATTAAACATGTGTATAGTCGATAAGTCACCTCATTTGAGCAAGTAACGGTTTGCATTTGATAAAAACAATCAAATACAAAAAtctcttaaaaaaaagagaaaaaaaaagagaagagttTCTGAGTTGCAAACAGAATGTCCCGCACTGGTAGGACGCTTCGTCCCGCACTTTTAATGACGCTGACGTGCACTGTGAATTCTACAGGGTTTGTGGCGACTATCAGTGACAGTGTAGTCTACCTGACTGTGAaacatgacttgtgtcagtgacagtgtagtctacctgactgtgaaacatgacttgtgtcagtgactgtGTAGTCTACCTGACTGTGAAACATGATTTGTGTCAGTGACTGTGTAGTCTACCTGACTGTGAgacatgacttgtgtcagtgactgtGTAGTCTACCTGACTGTGAGACATGACTTGTTTCAGTGACTGTGTAGTCTACCTGACTGTGAgacatgacttgtgtcagtgactgtgtagtctacctgactgtgaaacatgacttgtgtcagtgactgtgtagtctacctgactgtgagacatgacttgtgtcagtgacagtgtagtctacctgactgtgaaacatgacttgtgtcagtgacagtgtagtCTACCTGACTGTGAAACATGACTTGTGTCAATGACTGTGTAGTCTACCTGACTGTGAgacatgacttgtgtcagtgactgtgtagtctacctgactgtgaaacatgacttgtgtcagtgactgtgtagtctacctgactgtgaaacatgacttgtgtcagtgacagtgtagtctacctgactgtgaaacatgacttgtgtcagtgacagtgtagtctacctgactgtgaaacatgacttgtgtcagtgacagtgtagtCTACCTGACTGTGAAACATGATTTGTGTCAGTGACTGTGTAGTCTACCTGACTGTGAaacatgacttgtgtcagtgacagtgtagtctacctgactgtgaaacatgacttgtgtcagtgacagtgtagtctacctgactgtgaaacatgacttgtgtcagtgacagtgtagtCTACCTGACTGTGAGAAATGACTTATTTTAATGACTGTGATTTCTGACTGTGACAGTGATTTCTGactgtgagaaatgacttgtgtcagtgacagtgaagtcAGCCTGGctgtgagaaatgacttgtgtcggTGACAGTGTGTGAAacttgacttgtgtcagtgacagtgaattctgactgtgagaaatgacttgtgtcagtgacagtgaagtcAGCCTGTCcgtgagaaatgacttgtgtctgcgacagtctgtgaaacttgacttgtgtcagtgacagtgaagtcagcctgtctgtgagaaatgacttgtgtcagtgacagtctgtgaaacttgacttgtgtcagtgacagtctgtgaaacttgacttgtgtcagtgacagtgaagtcagcctgtctgtgagaaatgacttgtgtcagtgacagtctgTGAAACTTGACTTGTGTGAGTGACAGTGTGTGAAACTTGACTTGTGTGAGTGACAGTGAAGTCAGCCTGTCtgagagaaatgacttgtgtcagtgacagtctgtgaaacttgacttgtgtcagtgacagtctgtgaaacttgacttgtgtcagtgacagtgaagtctgcctgtctgtgagaaatgacttgtgtcagtgacagtgacgtctgcctgtctgtgacaTATATGCGTATTGAGCCGTGTTAGCGAGCCACACCCGACCTCGGTCAGTGACACACAGCGCCCCACACTCTGCATgcatgacacgttgtgtggtgAAAACCTGGAACATTTTGTCTGAAGATTTACCTACTGAGCTATAGGGGAACCAGACGTGCGTTATTCTGTCACTGAGTGTGATATAGCCAGTAGAGCATGGCATGTGTAGAGACTGATACTCTAACCGGGTGTGAGAGATTCTCTAACCGGGTGTAAGGGAAAGACAAGTTGTTGATCATAACCAGCAGAACAGGACATTGTGAACCTGGACTGATCCTCTAACCGGGTGTGAGGGATTCTCTAACCGGGTGTAAGGGATTCTCTAACCGGGTGTAAGGGATTCTCTAACCGGGTGTGAGGGATTCTCTAACCGGGTGTAAGGGATTCTCTAACCGGGTGTAAGGGATTCTCTAACCGGGTGTAAGGGAAAGACAAATTGTAGATCATAACCAGCAGCACAACGCGGGTAGCTCTCTGTCCTTCCCAAAAGCAACAAAGCGCGCAGGTCACATTGAGTGAAGGTTTGAACCCGAGACCATGGCGGCCAGAAACTCGCAACAGGCACAGGCTGAGCCCTGGCGGCAGATCGTGACGTCACTctaccctgacgctctcacccgtacCTACTGTGTGCCGCCGGTACAGTTCAACAGGGTGCCCTACTTCAGGGGCACTGCACCCGGTACAGGTGAGCCCGTGCTTGTGTTACCAGACTGTCCGACTGGTGGCGCCCTTGTGCACACAGCTCCCCCGTCCCGTCGCCACTTCATCCCGCCATCACAGCACAGCATGTGGACCCAGGAGTCACTGTCACAGATACATCTCGCGCCAGAAAGAGTGCAGGAGAGCGACATACGGGATGACTTTGCCCAGAACCACGTGATGCTGAACCTGCAGGAGCTTGGCGACAGTCGTGACGAGGCCATGTTCATCCTGTCTCAGCTACAGTTCGGCAGCTATCTCAACGAGCCTGCCTATGCCGCGGCCGCGAAACAGCTCCCACGACCCAGAGACTTAGCACAAGATCGTCAGGGCGATTTTGACTTTCTTTTGATCCACCGCCAGCACGGCATTCTGATCGGAGAGCTCAAGTCTGTGGGGAAAACCAAGGGTGCCTCGAACGAGACACACCCTCCGGCCGATCCTTTCCTTGCCCAGAAGGTGAAGCAAGCGGTCAAGCAGCTGGACAAGTCGGAGAGAGTGGTGAGGCATCTTGTGAGTGACATCGGACGTGGCTTGACTGTCAAGAAAACTCTCTTCCTGCCTTACATCAGCAGTGCTCAGTTAGAGCGAGTCTTGGACAACGATGAACAATTGGAACaggtaacgagagagagagagagagagagagagagagagagagagagagagagagagagagagagagagagagagagagagagagagtgagagagagagatagcaagacagagagagagagaggagagggagagagagagaggagagggagagagagagaggagagaaagagagagagagagagatggagagtgagggagagagagagagcaagagaaagagagagagagagagagaggggggagagagagagagggagggagggaaggagggagaggcagacacacagacagacaagagtgACAGAGCTAgggacagagagcgagagaataaagagaaagaaagagagatagagacacacagggagagagtgtgtgctgGTCTCAGTACATTTACAATTGCTgcctcacacccacacacacacacacacacacacacacacacacacacccacacacacacacccacacacacacacacacacgcgagagCGTGCGCACATAGTCACAATGATGGATGTTTTGTCAGTTTCAACCAAGAAAATAATGATACTTGTGTCCCACACAAAGATAAAGTATTACgtactgtacatgtatgtctCTGCTGCAGGCGGTGTGTCAGAGCCTGGGTGCCGCCAACACAGCGGAGGCCCTGAAGCTGTGCTGTTGCTCTGACCAACTGTCCCAGCCTGCATCGTACTGGCACGTGACACCCGCCGTGTTATCACAGCTGAGCACCTGGTGGCAACACAGGATGGCCTGCACAGTGGACACTCAGCTCACTGATCAGCTTTACCTGGACATCGTGGCCAGGTGAGAGAAGTGACATCCATGTCAGTTTCGTCACATgcacagtgctgaaacaatGTTGGTATTCGACGTTTGAGTATTAATTATAATTTATCATTATCTTAATTGTTTCTGTTACAGGTTTGTTGGTCCGGCCACCACGGTGTCTGTACCCTGCTACAACGGTGTCCGTGTGGAGGTGCGGACTGCAGGACAGGCGGTGGCGGAACTGGGGCGGAGGCTGGCACTTCTGGTTCTGACCCTGCAACAGCTGGGACTAATGAACCGAGACCCGCCACTGGTCTACATTACGGGAGCGCCAGGAACAGGTGACAAGCTCACAGCTTCTCTTACTAGattgtttgtttcttattttgtgtgtttgttgttgttggtcttgCTGCCGATTTAGCACTGTTCTCTTAACGATTTTTTGTCGAAGGAAGATGGAACACTAAAGCTCAGCCGTCTGTTTCGCGTTAAAGGCTAACATCGGCGTGCGGCAGATGCAGCTCTAGTTTCTTGTGCTGGCAACACTAaatttagctctgtggccttctactataaCAAGGTTCAGTCTCCTATGCGCACTCTGCTAACTAATTAAGCCTCCAAAAAAAGCTGTtcacatcctgaactcaggtcaagagttcggctcattctctccctgaccggacgctacagtcctacgcgaatctacagaaaaatacagagttatctcccatatggttttcgcgagcactgatctaaatttgagatcagtgttcgcgagacgaaaatgattgcagattggccgacttcgacagtgatctccgttctgttcttcacagttatgataaagacatcgttctaaggtcaaaacaagtcgaaattttgggactgctgccggaaggagaccgtaatatatggtttcatcactgtcaactggttacagaaaaaatcgtctgctccagttagcgccgacaccaaacggttgattatcacgtgacacttttgccatatttagagttgtttgcacagtaaatacagccgcgaaaaatagctcgcttgaaactgtcctacatatcaattcctttgtaatttaaaaattacaaaacaccatgaaaaatcattatcgacgatcgcgaatctgcttatatcaataatacattacaaaaagctctaaatatgtaaaaatatcggtttccttgccagacaaggaaactcaaggcatcctgtcagggagagaatgagccgaactcattttgacctgagttcaggatgagcaAACGCCCTGTATTTAGGGTCTTTGTTCAAAGTCGCGTGACAGTTTTCAACGGGAGTTTCTTCTCGACCAGAAGCCTGCTGGCAATTGAACAAAATGGGGGTTGTCTTTTTACATGGTTAACATCGCGATTATTTTGCTGCACCAACTATTGTCTGCCTtctccaggcatgggaattgaaaaagtaaaaaaggctgaaaatgtgtaaggtaagctcaaagtgAACGGCGCCAAgcacctagccttactaggggggtccgggggcatgcccccccggaaaaaatgttctccaaagaacccaaattgtgcactttggtgtcatctgagctccaaggaTGCCATTgaattcagttttcagaaccatttttgcctccccgatttattttttcggcggacactttagCTTTTACGGCGGaacaaaatatttaaaaaaatcggCGAAAATGTGCCTTTTGgcagacaattcccatgcctgcttcTCATTGACAAAAATTGTTTCAAAATTGGCTGAAAGTCGCACATGTGAACATCACTAGTAGGACAGGACGTGAATGAGGTTACACCGTACACCTGCTGACATGTGTGTGAAGGGtgctgtcatcatcatcatcatcatcatcatcatcatcatcatcatcatcatcatcatcatcatcatcatcatcatcatcatcatcatcatcatcatcatcatcatcatcatcgtgaacaacaacaataattattgtcgTCGCTGTTGTTGCGGCAAACGATACTGACAAAACAATGTTTCGGATTTCCTTATGGGGCTGTCACACTCTAGCGTTTTAGAAAAACTTATGTCTAGCGTATGAAAAGTCAAAAAATAACGTCAATACGTTGGCATACGTCGAAAAAAAAGCATCTAAATTTGACTAATGCATAACGTATTCATAGCGTACGTCTAACTTATTTGAAACACATCACTAACTtatataaaacttatgataGCGTATTATAACGTATGTCTGCCTCGCCTTATGCCCAACGTATAAGTAACTTATGAGAAACCTATGCGCAGCGGGCTCGGCGTGTTTCGAACGATCACGTGACaatcacaataaatattgcgtCTCAGACAGAACATCATTCCACACTGTGCGAGCAACCAACATGGGTCAGAAGACGCAGACTGCTACCAAGAGCGGCAGAGGAAGAGCCATTTATATACAGGGACAGCAACACGCCAATCATACGCTAGTTGTACGGTAGCGACACGTTCAGTAAGTTACACGATCGTCAGACATACTTCTAATACGTTAGATATAGGTAAGACATAGGTTACAAGATAAGTTACTACTGTAATAGGTTATCGATAAGTTAGCTGTATGGTACACCTTCCTGCTAGCGTAGCTCGACGTATCTCAACGTATCTCGACGTATGAGTAAACTACCTGTAACGTATTTAACATATGCGTAGCGTATGTCTAGCGTATGCCTAACGTATGAAGAGTACGTCGGCATACGTccacaaattttgaacatgtTCAAATTTTTGTTCTCGGTCTCAGCATACAACAACGTATGCCAGCGTGCTTTTAACTTATTACTACTTATAAGAAACTTACACCTAACCTATGTCAAACGTACTCCAGCGTTTCGATGACAATTCTCATAAGTCGGCATAAGTTACTGCTATTCGTTATAGTGTGACAGCCCCATAACAGTGCTCTGATGCCAGCTAGTTTGCTCAAATGACGTCTTAGTTGAATGAATGACGCGATGTGTATGACGTTGTTTTTTGTCAAGTTTTACTCTATCGTCATCGTACCAGAACGTTCTAGTTTTGTTGGAGGACGGTTTGTTTTGTGCACGCTGTGTGTGTCGTCTGATTCCATCCAAAATGTGTCAACTGAAGGAAAGGCATCCAGCTGACTCGGAGAAAAGTTTGTTCATTTAGTCTCCATGAAATGTAATTTTCTAAAATAAGAATGTTCTTGGCAGTTATATCCATTTTGTTATGCTTATTGCTATGTTCCTGATGCTGTGTTTCGCGTGTAACTGGTGAAACGGACTCAATGTAACAGAGCCTTCCTTTCACATTGTGttgtaatacatgtacagtatATTCATATTGTTTAGGTTATATTTTATGTGTAAACAGGTATGACAGTTCTGGTACTGCAGGGGTTGAGGTGGCTGATCGCGGGCCTACATCTTCCCTATCACCAGGGTCACGATGTGCAAGTCGTCTCTACGTGTAACACTGCCTTGTTTTCACACTGTCCTGCAATATATGAACCTTACTATTGTTTGTGTTCCAACAGGTAAGACGGTGGTGCTGGTGCTGCAAGGTTTACGGTGGCTGCGACAGGGGCACGATGTGCACGTGCTGTCAACACGGTACAACACCCGGGCCGTCAGCACATCCATCAAACAACAGCTGGAGATGTCGCTGAGCGCGGGCCCGACGCCTTCCGTGACACCAGGCAGCGTGTCGTACCACCGGTACGATATCTGGAACAGGGAGGCTGATGTCGAGCAGGCAGTCACCGACCTCTTGGCATGTGTGGAAAACGGCCACCTACACGTCTTGATCGACGAGGCGAGCTTTCACAGCAGGTTTGTgttcatacgtgtgtgtgtgtgtgtgtgtgtgtgtgtgtgtgtgtgttgtgtgtgtgtgtgcgtgtgtgtgtgtgtgtgtgtgtgtgtgtgtgtgtgtgtgtgtgtgtgtgtgtgtgtgtgtgtgtgtgtgtgtgtgtgtgcgtgcgaaagAGGAAGACTTAGACTGAGAGCTGTCTGATTGATGTAACTCGCACCACCCTGTATGCCTGGAATTGCATGTTGTCATAACCACAATCTGCGTAAAATCCTAAAGACGTAATTATGGTAAACTATTAAGTGACATCTTTTGCGGACAACTGTTATAAGCTTATCATATCTCATGTGAGTGAGACACACATCTCCAACAgcatgtctcatgtgagtgtgacacacatctctaacaccatgtgagtgtgacacacatctctaacaccatgtctcataattatgagtgtgacacacatctctaacagcatgtctcatgtgagtgtgacacacatctctaacaccatgtctcataATTATGAGTGTGACACACATTTCTAACAACATGTTTCATATGAGTgagacacacatctctaacaacaTATTTCATATGAGTgagacacacatctctaacaccatgtctcatgtgagtgtgacacacatctctaacaccatgtctccattctgtgtcacagcATGAAGGATGGTCCCCGTTACACACACCTTGTAACACGCCTAGCGCAGCAAGTACCACACCTGTACCTGTGGTGTGCCGGTACTACTAACTGCGACATACCCCCAGCACTACAGACACAGGTGTTCACTGTCCCCCTCCGCTCGGCGCCCGCCATCCTGCGTGAAATACAACCCGTGATTCACAGGTTTAATGTCCACGACTACAGCGACAGCGGCGTGCCTGCGCCTGGGGACGGGCTGAGCGTGATACGGCTGAGTCACCATGGCAACGATCACACAGGTCGGTGGCCGTTGGACTGCGCACAGTGTGGTCAGGATATCGCTGCCGTGCTACGCCGTCTGGGTGTGGGTAAGTTGTGTAGCtgatgatgatagtggtgaTGTTGGAGGTGTTGATGTTGGTGGGGGTGTtggttatgatgatgatgatgatgatgatgatga
This region of Littorina saxatilis isolate snail1 linkage group LG8, US_GU_Lsax_2.0, whole genome shotgun sequence genomic DNA includes:
- the LOC138972499 gene encoding uncharacterized protein isoform X2, whose protein sequence is MAARNSQQAQAEPWRQIVTSLYPDALTRTYCVPPVQFNRVPYFRGTAPGTGEPVLVLPDCPTGGALVHTAPPSRRHFIPPSQHSMWTQESLSQIHLAPERVQESDIRDDFAQNHVMLNLQELGDSRDEAMFILSQLQFGSYLNEPAYAAAAKQLPRPRDLAQDRQGDFDFLLIHRQHGILIGELKSVGKTKGASNETHPPADPFLAQKVKQAVKQLDKSERVVRHLVSDIGRGLTVKKTLFLPYISSAQLERVLDNDEQLEQAVCQSLGAANTAEALKLCCCSDQLSQPASYWHVTPAVLSQLSTWWQHRMACTVDTQLTDQLYLDIVARFVGPATTVSVPCYNGVRVEVRTAGQAVAELGRRLALLVLTLQQLGLMNRDPPLVYITGAPGTGKTVVLVLQGLRWLRQGHDVHVLSTRYNTRAVSTSIKQQLEMSLSAGPTPSVTPGSVSYHRYDIWNREADVEQAVTDLLACVENGHLHVLIDEASFHSRRQDGPRHTQLVTRLAQQVPHLYLWCAGILNRDIPPALQTQVFTVPLRSAPAILREIQPVIHRVNVHDYSDSGVPAPGDGLNVIRLSHHGNDHTGRWPLDCAQCGQDIAAVLRRLGVGRSVANSPSRLSYRDVFVLTRSTDLHDDVTDEAGRVTSPASGVVQGLKDGGVPVSVLGYQDLLHNRARWERAVQDVAVAATDTVTVAVYDYVKGLERRVVAVLQDRYQDDDDEGRTDEMIDREDRLSAVSRCTTQLITVRTPPVTTTPPSLTATTTPTTTTTHTTT